ATtgcttaatgattttttttttattgaatatatgCATATCCAtctttggattttattttcttcttatattttttatttttgcaaaattttcaagatcATAAGAGATCAATAGCTATTtactttacaaaatatttaaattccaaaatttttatgttttatacaTAAAACACGAATCTAtggatcaaataataaatatcttATTAACAGAAAAATTGATGTACATGttcagaaaaatgaaaatgtataATTCAACggtagaatttttaaaatattaatttaatagtGAAATTTGGTGTGTATGCGTTCATGTTCCTGTGGGTGTGCACTTGTGGTTATTCCCCAACACCTGGTTTCTACATTTTTCATGCAATATAGTGCAAGATTCACTTGTAAAACACATACTGGATTGTTATAAAATTATCTGTATTTCTTTCACATGTACACATCACAATAAATGTAtacttgtttttctctttttaaaagtAAGAACATTGCCAATACCATCTAAACATACAATGTGTGCAACTTCATCatttcagattaaaaaaaaaaaaaaaaaaacctatattaCTTTAAAAGTGCATTTCTGCAGAGAATGCCCTTGGACTGTTGAACAACATGATTTTATTTCTGAAGGCCAACTATGTCATCAAATGACATATATAACCAAACTTCACGCATTAAGAAGGAACTCAACAAACTCTACAGCAACCAAGCCTAAGGAAGTctattgattctaaaaaaaccCAGTTCTTAATTACCAATAATCCCTACAGGAACATTTTCCATCCTTGAAATGATGAAACCTTTTAATGTCTCTAACGATAATCTCTCGCTTCTCAATACTTGAtaggattttaatgaaattgtgaCAATCAACACAAATCCTGAGGTTTTTCATGATCCTCAGTGTGGTCCCAGGAGGTGTATTGATAAGCCCAAAAGCAACGGCTAGCCTTTCACTGTGATATAACAATGTCTTCTCTTTTGCTTCATGGTCAAGATCATGTAATACATGTCTAGACTCAGGCACATAGCCTGCTTCCTTCACCTCCTTACTTAAAGACCTCAGTTTTTTAAATGCCTTGCTCTTCTCTGGACTTGctttcttttgatttgaaacCAGCAtgtccattactttttttttattactaagTTTCAAACCAGAAGGTCCAGCTTTAGAGTACTTCTCCAATGTCTCCCAAACACGGGAACTTGGTTCAATTGGCATATTTGCAATTAACTCCTTTGCCTCAGTTATCTTCTTTGACTTTCCTAGAAGATCAACAATAGCCACATAATGCTCCATTGATGGAGTAATTCCATAGTCCCTGCTCATTGATACAAAGTGTTCTTGCCCATCCTCCACTGCCCCTACGCATCGACATGCCATAATAACACCAACAAAAGTAAATTCATCAGGCCTCACTCCATCTTTCTTCATCATTGAAAATATCCTAAGAGCTTCTGCTCCTTCCCCATTTTCTGCCAGACCCACTAGCATCTTATTCCAAGAATCCAAGTTTCTTTTCGGCATTTCCTCAAACACCCTTTTCGCACAGCTTGTATCACCTAATTTACAGAAcatctctacaaatttattaaaaacagCAATATGGGGTTTTGATGGAGACCTCATTGTGTACTCAAAGACCCTTTTTCCAGTTTCCAACAACTTCATATCCTCACAAATTTGCAGCAATTCAATAAGGTCTAGTGAGCCCACAAAAACTCCATTCTTCTCCATTTCATTCATAGCATCAAGGGCTGCTTCCACTTTTCCTTCTCTGCAAAAACGCTGGAAATCCAAACTCGCTTGATTCCCTACTTGAAAGCTAACAGCTTTATGCTGAGAGAATTTTGAAACAGGCATTGAATATTTCCTCTGTTTGGTATGGAAGCCCCTCCTAGTAACTTTTAAAGCATTGATAGACTTGTAATTCAC
This DNA window, taken from Quercus robur chromosome 2, dhQueRobu3.1, whole genome shotgun sequence, encodes the following:
- the LOC126712156 gene encoding pentatricopeptide repeat-containing protein At2g15690, mitochondrial-like codes for the protein MAKGIANFISFCSIPGVRNSTTLAPEKPCFILSQSSFHELVGGCVGYVNYKSINALKVTRRGFHTKQRKYSMPVSKFSQHKAVSFQVGNQASLDFQRFCREGKVEAALDAMNEMEKNGVFVGSLDLIELLQICEDMKLLETGKRVFEYTMRSPSKPHIAVFNKFVEMFCKLGDTSCAKRVFEEMPKRNLDSWNKMLVGLAENGEGAEALRIFSMMKKDGVRPDEFTFVGVIMACRCVGAVEDGQEHFVSMSRDYGITPSMEHYVAIVDLLGKSKKITEAKELIANMPIEPSSRVWETLEKYSKAGPSGLKLSNKKKVMDMLVSNQKKASPEKSKAFKKLRSLSKEVKEAGYVPESRHVLHDLDHEAKEKTLLYHSERLAVAFGLINTPPGTTLRIMKNLRICVDCHNFIKILSSIEKREIIVRDIKRFHHFKDGKCSCRDYW